The Halosimplex litoreum genome has a window encoding:
- a CDS encoding deoxyuridine 5'-triphosphate nucleotidohydrolase: MFRSGRFVADALGDVDDEQVQPNGVDLRLGAVYEQVDPGRVGTDGKTVGERRELDPDEGADDPEATAVYHLDAGGYVVGYADTVRIPEGHVGFLYPRSSLLRNSCMLDTAVWDAGYEGRGEGLLEVYHPVELEAGARIAQLVLAEANHAATYDGSYHREGIE, from the coding sequence ATGTTCAGGAGCGGGCGGTTCGTCGCCGACGCCCTCGGCGACGTGGACGACGAACAGGTGCAGCCAAACGGTGTCGACCTGCGACTCGGCGCCGTCTACGAGCAAGTCGACCCCGGTCGGGTCGGGACCGACGGCAAGACCGTCGGCGAACGCCGCGAACTCGACCCCGACGAAGGGGCGGACGATCCCGAGGCGACGGCGGTCTACCACCTGGACGCCGGGGGCTACGTCGTCGGCTACGCCGACACCGTCCGGATCCCGGAGGGCCACGTGGGCTTCCTCTACCCCCGGTCGTCGCTGCTGCGCAACTCCTGCATGCTCGATACCGCGGTCTGGGACGCCGGCTACGAGGGCCGTGGCGAGGGCTTGCTGGAGGTGTACCACCCCGTCGAACTCGAAGCCGGTGCCAGGATCGCGCAGCTCGTCCTCGCGGAGGCGAACCACGCCGCCACCTACGACGGCAGCTATCACCGCGAGGGCATCGAGTGA
- a CDS encoding methylglyoxal synthase, whose product MTRLALIAHDDEKSEMIDLAETYESLLSTFDLVGTGTTGKRVAEATGLAVERKESGPIGGDAQIAAEVAEDRLDGIIFLRDPLTAQPHEPDISALLRICDVHDTPLATTRTTAEYLLDGLAADTETMD is encoded by the coding sequence ATGACGCGCCTGGCGCTGATCGCCCACGACGACGAGAAGTCCGAGATGATCGACCTCGCCGAGACCTACGAGTCGCTGCTCTCGACGTTCGACCTGGTCGGGACCGGCACGACGGGCAAGCGAGTGGCCGAAGCCACGGGGTTGGCCGTCGAACGGAAGGAGTCGGGGCCGATCGGTGGCGACGCCCAGATCGCCGCCGAGGTCGCCGAGGACCGCCTCGACGGGATCATCTTCCTCCGGGACCCGCTGACTGCCCAGCCCCACGAACCGGACATCAGCGCCCTGTTGCGGATCTGCGACGTCCACGACACGCCGCTGGCGACGACCCGAACCACAGCGGAGTACCTCCTCGACGGACTGGCCGCCGACACGGAGACGATGGACTGA
- a CDS encoding RNA ligase partner protein gives MADSPLKQRFVLDTSVFITEAIRDDGQDLEGACLELLELVADAKLALNISCYMPPTIDEELTQMLRDRDVSDEVFAKLDTWVITKAPARYEVRVPAHIVYQFVDEMSDRVNRGLRVAEKAVREAEQSSTDTVDDHDHMTEVDRVISDLRDEYRRALRQGVLDSREDFDLLILARELEAGVVTEDQGIVGWADDFGLRYLEGRNFPALLREYLVASGHEDYVN, from the coding sequence ATGGCGGATTCGCCACTCAAACAGCGGTTCGTACTCGATACGTCGGTGTTCATCACCGAGGCGATCCGCGACGACGGCCAGGACCTCGAGGGGGCCTGTCTCGAACTGCTCGAACTCGTCGCCGACGCGAAGCTCGCGCTGAACATCTCCTGTTACATGCCGCCGACGATCGACGAGGAGCTGACTCAGATGCTGCGCGACCGCGACGTGAGCGACGAGGTGTTCGCCAAGCTCGACACCTGGGTCATCACGAAGGCGCCGGCCCGCTACGAGGTGCGGGTGCCGGCCCACATCGTCTACCAGTTCGTCGACGAGATGTCCGACCGGGTCAACCGCGGTCTTCGCGTCGCCGAGAAGGCCGTCCGCGAGGCCGAACAGTCCTCGACCGACACCGTCGACGACCACGACCACATGACCGAGGTCGACAGGGTCATCTCGGACCTGCGCGACGAGTACCGCCGCGCGCTCCGACAGGGCGTGCTCGACTCCCGGGAGGACTTCGACCTCCTCATCCTGGCGCGCGAGCTGGAAGCCGGCGTCGTCACCGAAGACCAGGGCATCGTCGGCTGGGCCGACGACTTCGGTCTGCGATATCTCGAGGGTCGGAACTTCCCGGCGCTGTTGCGCGAGTACCTCGTCGCCAGCGGGCACGAGGACTACGTGAACTGA
- a CDS encoding HVO_0416 family zinc finger protein, producing the protein MASAPSTDDMFDEFLTDRGHDVEEAGWEENYNKKQCPDCGGLHDSAATDCSVCGWSPA; encoded by the coding sequence ATGGCGTCCGCACCGAGCACCGACGACATGTTCGACGAGTTCCTAACCGACCGCGGACACGACGTCGAGGAGGCGGGCTGGGAAGAGAACTACAACAAGAAGCAGTGCCCCGACTGCGGGGGACTCCACGACTCGGCCGCCACAGACTGCTCGGTATGCGGCTGGTCTCCGGCGTAA
- a CDS encoding protein-L-isoaspartate O-methyltransferase family protein, which translates to MDPAVLRDDMVDSLEHESKGCLRSEALSVAMREVPREAFVAEDRGAYADRPFERLGTRVLAPSTVARLLEALEVREGDSTLVVGAGVGYTAAVVAELAGAEHVHAIDITRRLVIEARGNLAEAGYGGVLVDRRDGADGLPEYAPFDRILLEAAAVSPPAALVDQLAEDGRLVMPHGAGEQHIAVVEGGEVTERLGGVAFQPMLVEGEQADTVERNRTRREDREFARRNAEGRTGWEQEWIDWDDAVRR; encoded by the coding sequence ATGGATCCCGCGGTACTGCGCGACGACATGGTCGACAGCCTCGAACACGAGAGCAAAGGCTGTCTCCGGAGCGAGGCCCTCTCCGTCGCGATGCGCGAGGTGCCCCGCGAGGCGTTCGTCGCCGAGGACCGCGGCGCCTACGCCGACCGACCGTTCGAGCGCCTCGGTACCCGCGTCCTCGCGCCGAGCACCGTCGCGCGACTCCTCGAAGCGCTCGAGGTGCGCGAGGGCGATTCGACCCTCGTCGTCGGCGCTGGCGTCGGGTACACCGCCGCGGTCGTCGCGGAACTCGCCGGCGCCGAACACGTCCACGCCATCGATATCACGCGCCGGTTGGTGATCGAAGCGAGGGGGAACCTCGCCGAAGCGGGCTACGGCGGCGTGCTCGTCGACCGCCGCGACGGCGCCGACGGGCTCCCCGAGTACGCGCCGTTCGACCGCATCCTGCTGGAGGCCGCGGCGGTCAGCCCGCCCGCGGCGCTGGTCGACCAGCTCGCCGAAGACGGCCGGCTGGTCATGCCCCACGGCGCCGGCGAGCAGCATATCGCCGTCGTCGAGGGCGGCGAGGTCACCGAACGGCTCGGCGGCGTCGCTTTCCAGCCGATGCTCGTCGAGGGCGAACAGGCCGACACGGTCGAGCGCAACCGCACCCGCCGCGAGGACCGCGAGTTCGCCCGCCGCAACGCCGAGGGCCGCACCGGCTGGGAACAGGAGTGGATCGACTGGGACGACGCCGTCCGGCGCTGA
- a CDS encoding AAA family ATPase, giving the protein MADEDGEDGRAAVEGPLWTETHAPALSDLPQPEVRDHLKSVVTEPMNLLVHGPKGAGKTAAVRALADELHDNPDADLVEINVADFFDMTKKEVSEDDRFAQFIDSKRRRESSKADLINHVLKESASYQPVSGNYKTVLLDNAEGVREDFQQALRRVMEQYYEATQFVIATRQPSALIPPIRSRCFPVAVRKPTHDETVAVLEDIVDAEGADYDDEGIEYVAGYADGDLREAILAAQTTHEQEGEITMNTAYEVLGSLGADERVQEMVTAAEAGEFTDARKALDDLLVEEGHSGEEVLEDVLTVARSRYSGADLARVHRLAGEIDVDLHEGTSDRIHVSHLLAELGEMHT; this is encoded by the coding sequence ATGGCCGACGAGGACGGCGAGGACGGACGGGCGGCGGTCGAGGGGCCGCTGTGGACGGAGACCCACGCGCCGGCGCTTTCCGACCTGCCTCAGCCGGAGGTCCGCGACCACCTGAAGAGCGTCGTCACCGAGCCGATGAACCTGCTGGTCCACGGGCCGAAGGGCGCCGGCAAGACCGCCGCGGTCCGCGCGCTGGCCGACGAGCTCCACGACAACCCCGACGCCGATCTGGTGGAGATCAACGTCGCCGACTTCTTCGACATGACCAAAAAAGAGGTCAGCGAGGACGACCGGTTCGCGCAGTTCATCGACAGCAAGCGCCGCCGGGAGTCCTCGAAGGCGGACCTGATCAACCACGTCCTCAAGGAGTCGGCGAGCTACCAGCCGGTTTCGGGCAACTACAAGACGGTCCTGCTGGACAACGCCGAGGGCGTCCGCGAGGACTTCCAGCAGGCGCTCCGTCGGGTGATGGAGCAGTATTATGAGGCGACGCAGTTCGTCATCGCGACGCGCCAGCCCTCGGCGCTGATCCCGCCGATCCGCTCGCGGTGTTTCCCCGTCGCCGTCCGCAAGCCGACCCACGACGAGACCGTCGCCGTGCTGGAGGACATCGTCGACGCGGAAGGCGCCGACTACGACGACGAAGGCATCGAGTACGTCGCGGGCTACGCCGACGGCGATCTCCGGGAGGCGATCCTGGCCGCCCAGACCACCCACGAACAGGAAGGCGAGATCACGATGAACACCGCATACGAGGTGCTGGGGTCGCTGGGCGCCGACGAGCGGGTGCAGGAGATGGTGACCGCCGCCGAGGCCGGCGAGTTCACCGACGCCCGCAAGGCGCTCGACGACCTGTTGGTCGAGGAGGGCCACAGCGGCGAAGAGGTGCTGGAGGACGTGCTCACGGTCGCCCGGTCGCGGTACTCCGGGGCCGACCTGGCGCGAGTCCACCGGTTGGCCGGCGAGATCGACGTGGACCTCCACGAAGGTACCAGCGACCGCATCCACGTCTCGCACCTGCTCGCCGAACTCGGCGAGATGCACACCTGA
- a CDS encoding HalOD1 output domain-containing protein encodes MPASEDLYVLAPGEGESESDGWVSPRPIDEAVRAAVAGATDIDPDEIDDAESYVDLDEIAAVLDGDGEGDSLTFAVEDHDVTVDGGGHVTVDAE; translated from the coding sequence ATGCCAGCCAGCGAGGACCTGTACGTACTCGCCCCAGGGGAGGGCGAGAGCGAGAGCGACGGGTGGGTCAGTCCACGACCGATCGACGAGGCCGTGCGCGCGGCCGTCGCGGGCGCGACAGACATCGACCCGGACGAGATAGACGACGCCGAGTCGTACGTCGACCTCGACGAGATCGCGGCCGTGCTCGACGGCGACGGCGAGGGCGACTCGCTGACGTTCGCGGTCGAGGACCACGACGTCACCGTCGACGGCGGGGGCCACGTTACCGTCGACGCCGAGTGA
- a CDS encoding CPBP family intramembrane glutamic endopeptidase yields the protein MQTGTERRRTEWGSGLGDGERLQRRRIAVFLGVTFGASWATAGVIYALGGIGAGPTLALGIPLWLVLLAGPYMWGPAVGHVAARWLTDEGFDRGELLLRVRTRPFPWILGWIGPLVLILAGAALYFLVFPGRFGGMAAVVDLLATVEAQTGQEIPLSPSAFLAVQIVQALVAAPLLNSVATFGEEFGWRAYLLPKLAPLGWRRALVVHGVVWGVWHWPVIAMGYNYGLAYTAAPWLGLVAMTVATVGLGIFLGWITLRSGSVFPAVVGHAMINGSAGLATLFATAVPNPVFGPTPVGLIGVVPWLVVAAVLFVRTDWLYPSETGRAKYGTENV from the coding sequence ATGCAAACCGGAACGGAGCGTCGGCGCACCGAGTGGGGGAGCGGACTCGGGGACGGGGAACGGTTGCAGCGACGTCGGATCGCCGTCTTCCTCGGCGTCACGTTCGGCGCCTCGTGGGCGACCGCCGGCGTCATCTACGCGCTGGGGGGTATCGGCGCCGGGCCGACGCTGGCGCTGGGGATCCCGCTGTGGCTGGTGTTGCTCGCCGGTCCGTACATGTGGGGCCCCGCCGTCGGCCACGTCGCGGCGCGGTGGCTCACCGACGAGGGGTTCGACCGCGGCGAGCTGTTGCTGCGCGTGCGGACGCGTCCGTTCCCGTGGATTCTGGGGTGGATCGGACCGCTGGTGTTGATCCTCGCCGGTGCGGCTCTCTACTTTCTGGTCTTCCCCGGGCGATTCGGCGGGATGGCCGCGGTCGTAGACCTGCTCGCGACGGTGGAGGCCCAGACTGGCCAGGAGATCCCCCTCTCACCGTCGGCGTTTCTCGCGGTGCAGATCGTCCAGGCGCTCGTGGCCGCGCCGCTTCTGAACAGCGTCGCCACCTTCGGCGAGGAGTTCGGCTGGCGAGCCTACCTGCTGCCGAAACTCGCGCCGCTGGGCTGGCGGCGGGCGCTGGTCGTCCACGGTGTCGTCTGGGGCGTCTGGCACTGGCCGGTCATCGCGATGGGGTACAACTACGGCCTGGCCTACACCGCCGCGCCGTGGCTCGGGCTGGTCGCGATGACCGTCGCGACCGTGGGACTGGGGATATTTCTCGGCTGGATCACTCTTCGGAGCGGGAGTGTCTTCCCCGCGGTCGTCGGCCACGCGATGATCAACGGGAGCGCGGGTCTCGCGACGCTGTTCGCCACTGCCGTCCCCAACCCCGTCTTCGGGCCGACGCCCGTGGGCCTGATCGGCGTCGTCCCCTGGCTCGTCGTCGCCGCCGTCCTCTTCGTTCGGACCGACTGGCTCTATCCCAGCGAGACGGGACGGGCGAAATACGGGACCGAGAACGTCTGA
- a CDS encoding aminopeptidase, which yields MSDSSLRAPAETAVKQCMDLGSGESCAVITDDKRQAIGEALYAVASEVTDDAVIARYPPGDQHGEEPPEPVAAAMAGADVVLAPTTKSLTHTEARTDATEAGARVATLPGITDGVFLMGLDADYESIAAESERLLDQVAGAEEVRVTTELGTDITFDLGDRAWQLDTGIVHDPGQMSNLPAGEIFTSPEDANGRFVVDGTMMPHGKLDEGQTLEFEVEDGYVTDISDDAVRADVEEAAEEVGRDAYNLAELGIGSNLAVEDLVGSVLLDEKAAGTVHIAIGDDHGIGGDTTAPIHLDGIITGPTVYADGEAIELPSAE from the coding sequence ATGAGCGATTCGTCGCTGCGAGCGCCGGCCGAGACCGCCGTGAAACAGTGCATGGACCTCGGATCCGGGGAGTCCTGCGCGGTGATCACCGACGACAAGCGACAGGCCATCGGCGAGGCGCTGTACGCCGTCGCGAGCGAGGTCACCGACGACGCCGTGATCGCCCGCTACCCGCCGGGCGACCAGCACGGTGAGGAGCCGCCCGAACCCGTCGCTGCCGCGATGGCCGGCGCCGACGTGGTGCTCGCACCGACCACGAAGAGTCTCACACACACCGAGGCGCGCACCGACGCCACCGAGGCCGGCGCCCGGGTCGCCACGCTCCCGGGGATCACCGACGGCGTCTTCCTGATGGGACTTGACGCCGACTACGAATCGATCGCCGCCGAGTCCGAGCGCCTGCTCGACCAGGTGGCCGGTGCCGAGGAAGTCCGTGTGACGACCGAGCTCGGCACGGACATCACCTTCGACCTGGGCGACCGAGCGTGGCAGCTCGACACCGGGATCGTCCACGACCCGGGCCAGATGTCGAACCTCCCGGCCGGCGAGATCTTCACGAGCCCAGAGGACGCAAACGGCCGGTTCGTCGTCGACGGGACGATGATGCCCCACGGCAAGCTCGACGAGGGACAGACCCTGGAGTTCGAGGTCGAAGACGGCTACGTGACCGACATCTCCGACGACGCCGTGCGGGCGGACGTGGAGGAAGCCGCCGAAGAGGTCGGCCGGGACGCCTACAACCTCGCCGAACTCGGGATCGGCTCGAACCTCGCCGTCGAAGACCTGGTCGGGTCCGTGCTGCTGGACGAGAAGGCCGCAGGGACCGTCCACATCGCCATCGGCGACGACCACGGCATCGGCGGCGACACGACGGCCCCGATCCACCTCGACGGGATCATCACGGGTCCCACCGTCTACGCGGACGGCGAGGCGATCGAACTGCCGAGCGCGGAGTGA
- the crcB gene encoding fluoride efflux transporter CrcB, with amino-acid sequence MAVVNPVVLVGVGGVAGALARHLLGERIDARTGDTLAVNVLGSFALGATLVAPVGDAAVLALGTGFCGAFTTFSTFAFETVRLFETGERRRALGKAAVNLLGALAAVWLGSTLAATLW; translated from the coding sequence GTGGCTGTCGTGAACCCGGTGGTCCTCGTCGGCGTCGGCGGCGTCGCGGGCGCGCTCGCTCGGCACCTGCTCGGCGAGCGCATCGACGCCCGCACCGGCGACACGCTGGCGGTGAACGTCCTCGGCAGTTTCGCGCTCGGGGCGACCCTGGTGGCGCCGGTGGGGGACGCCGCGGTGCTCGCGCTCGGGACCGGCTTCTGCGGCGCGTTCACGACGTTCTCGACGTTCGCTTTCGAGACGGTGCGGCTGTTCGAGACGGGCGAACGCCGGCGAGCGCTGGGCAAGGCCGCCGTGAACCTGCTCGGCGCGCTCGCGGCCGTCTGGCTGGGGTCGACGCTCGCGGCGACGCTGTGGTGA
- a CDS encoding fluoride efflux transporter FluC, translated as MADDHALVRLEPLALVALGGFAGAALRYALALTLPGAFPWGTLAANGLGSFALGVVLYERHFADALSAETRLVVGTGFLSSFTTYSTFAVETTQLAGSTGSTGLGLVGSVGPTLAAANVVGNYAVGLVGVLCGRWLARWLS; from the coding sequence ATGGCCGACGATCACGCACTGGTCCGGCTGGAACCGCTCGCGCTCGTCGCCCTGGGCGGGTTCGCCGGCGCGGCACTGCGGTATGCGCTCGCGCTCACGTTACCCGGCGCGTTTCCGTGGGGGACGCTGGCCGCGAACGGCCTCGGGAGCTTCGCGCTCGGCGTCGTCCTGTACGAACGCCACTTCGCCGACGCCCTCAGCGCGGAGACGCGGCTGGTCGTCGGCACCGGTTTCCTCTCCTCGTTTACCACCTACAGCACGTTCGCCGTCGAGACGACCCAGCTGGCGGGGTCGACGGGCTCGACGGGGCTGGGCCTGGTCGGCTCGGTCGGGCCGACGCTGGCGGCGGCCAACGTCGTCGGCAACTACGCAGTGGGCCTCGTGGGCGTCCTCTGCGGTCGCTGGCTCGCGAGGTGGCTGTCGTGA
- a CDS encoding outer membrane protein assembly factor BamB family protein, with protein MARKRASRRRFLAAVLGASTVGLSGCGSDGDATTTPGDAGTATPRDTPTDTPTASATPTDTAEPTDTAEPTDTAEQTATATPDASSFASWPTFMRNDERWGHHPDATGPQEEVSADWTKQFDQDAVNATPVLADGTLYIGAGGAGDDDGSFHALNPVTGETKWSKDVAAPVTSAAAIDRGFAYFGTTDGVFYALNTDDGSVFWEWDLGSTEDFTAPAVVDRGVYVGSSGSPIYKFDALDGGLEWNQSTYGSITAPPVYADGTVYATSADQELYAVSDSGDLQWTVDLGGSANGVAHRDRRLFVTSENNRLTQVNVRGSTGWQISRRDAFAATPAVTAQRVFAGTRGGTLFAFDVGDGRELWRVTEPSGGVTAAPVVADGTVYVGARDGSVYAVTAETGDLKWSFATSNNIEAAAPVVAGGRVYIGSQDGTLYALGE; from the coding sequence ATGGCACGGAAACGGGCGAGTCGTCGTCGGTTCCTGGCGGCCGTGCTGGGCGCGTCGACGGTCGGACTGAGTGGGTGTGGATCCGACGGTGACGCGACGACGACACCGGGGGACGCGGGCACAGCGACGCCGAGGGATACGCCGACGGATACGCCGACCGCCTCGGCGACGCCGACCGATACGGCGGAGCCGACCGATACGGCGGAGCCGACCGATACGGCGGAACAGACGGCGACCGCGACGCCGGACGCGTCGTCGTTCGCGTCGTGGCCGACGTTCATGCGAAACGACGAACGCTGGGGACACCATCCCGACGCGACGGGCCCCCAGGAGGAAGTCTCCGCCGACTGGACGAAGCAGTTCGACCAGGACGCGGTGAACGCGACGCCCGTTCTGGCCGACGGAACGCTGTATATCGGCGCGGGCGGCGCCGGCGACGACGACGGGTCGTTCCACGCGCTGAATCCCGTGACCGGCGAAACGAAGTGGTCGAAAGACGTCGCCGCACCGGTCACCAGCGCGGCGGCGATCGACCGCGGGTTCGCCTACTTCGGGACGACCGACGGCGTGTTCTACGCGCTGAACACCGACGACGGCTCGGTGTTCTGGGAGTGGGACCTGGGGTCGACGGAGGACTTCACGGCGCCCGCCGTCGTCGACCGGGGCGTCTACGTCGGGTCGAGCGGCAGCCCCATCTACAAGTTCGACGCCCTCGACGGCGGCCTGGAGTGGAACCAGAGCACCTACGGCTCGATCACCGCCCCGCCCGTCTACGCCGACGGCACGGTCTACGCCACGAGTGCCGACCAGGAACTCTACGCCGTCTCCGATTCGGGGGACCTCCAGTGGACGGTAGACCTCGGCGGCAGCGCCAACGGCGTCGCCCACCGCGACCGGCGCCTGTTCGTCACCAGCGAGAACAACAGGCTGACGCAGGTCAACGTCCGTGGCAGCACCGGCTGGCAGATCTCCCGGAGAGACGCGTTCGCGGCGACGCCAGCCGTGACCGCCCAGCGCGTGTTCGCCGGTACCCGCGGCGGGACGCTGTTCGCCTTCGACGTCGGCGACGGCCGGGAGCTGTGGCGAGTCACCGAACCCAGCGGCGGCGTCACCGCTGCGCCGGTCGTCGCCGACGGCACCGTCTACGTCGGCGCCCGCGACGGCAGCGTCTACGCCGTCACTGCCGAGACCGGCGACCTGAAGTGGTCGTTCGCTACGAGCAACAACATCGAAGCGGCCGCGCCCGTCGTCGCCGGCGGCCGCGTCTACATCGGTAGTCAGGACGGGACGCTCTACGCGCTCGGCGAGTGA
- a CDS encoding DUF7382 domain-containing protein → MQPRALAGDERAIEGLPIRLVIALVVGVASLSVMMNTLGGIQTLGVTELDVKPTPEVIDEASTDVEVEVVGPQGDRVANATVVASGGTATLGAVTTARTDANGTATLSLSPSLGPNQDEGTIQFDVKPPAGGQYADERGNTEVLVVAGS, encoded by the coding sequence ATGCAGCCACGAGCGCTCGCGGGAGACGAACGCGCCATCGAGGGACTGCCTATCAGACTCGTCATCGCTCTGGTCGTCGGAGTCGCCAGTCTGAGCGTGATGATGAACACGCTCGGGGGGATCCAGACGCTGGGCGTCACCGAACTCGACGTGAAGCCGACGCCCGAAGTGATCGACGAGGCAAGCACCGACGTCGAAGTCGAAGTGGTCGGCCCGCAGGGCGACCGCGTCGCCAACGCGACCGTCGTCGCATCCGGCGGCACGGCAACGCTCGGCGCCGTCACGACGGCGCGGACGGACGCCAACGGGACCGCGACGCTGTCGCTCTCGCCGTCGCTCGGGCCGAATCAGGACGAGGGGACGATACAGTTCGACGTGAAGCCGCCCGCCGGCGGACAGTACGCCGACGAGCGCGGGAACACGGAGGTACTGGTCGTGGCAGGGTCATAG
- a CDS encoding HVO_0476 family zinc finger protein: MTESAERVAVACPSCSPSLETVHEVLTTGGGHATIRCTDCGHTHKQQLESTTEYERDVVVSQDGESFTATADVPEGERLAVGEEFLLDTEEAIVTARITSLELDGEQRVEEASAEDVRTIWTRAVGNVSVDLTLHPKDGTHDETESLTVQVPGDYEFVVGETDELGGEEFTIEGIHIRDDAVGYDYDKLDFDGDGAIAKDINRLYARDESSSAWSAW, from the coding sequence ATGACCGAGTCCGCAGAACGGGTCGCCGTCGCCTGCCCGTCGTGTTCGCCCTCGCTGGAGACCGTTCACGAGGTGCTCACGACCGGCGGCGGCCACGCCACGATCCGCTGTACCGACTGTGGCCACACTCACAAGCAGCAGCTGGAATCGACCACCGAGTACGAGCGCGACGTGGTGGTCTCCCAGGACGGCGAATCGTTCACCGCCACCGCCGACGTACCCGAGGGCGAACGGCTCGCCGTCGGTGAGGAGTTCCTCCTCGACACGGAGGAAGCCATCGTGACCGCCCGGATCACCAGCCTCGAACTCGACGGCGAGCAGCGCGTCGAGGAGGCCAGCGCCGAGGACGTGCGGACCATCTGGACCCGTGCGGTCGGCAACGTGAGCGTCGACCTGACGCTACACCCAAAGGACGGCACCCACGACGAGACGGAGTCGTTGACCGTTCAGGTCCCCGGTGACTACGAGTTCGTCGTCGGCGAGACCGACGAACTCGGCGGCGAGGAGTTCACGATCGAGGGGATCCACATCCGCGACGACGCCGTCGGCTACGACTACGACAAGCTCGACTTCGACGGCGACGGCGCCATCGCCAAGGACATCAACCGGTTGTACGCTCGCGACGAATCCTCCTCGGCCTGGTCGGCGTGGTAG